The region CCCTTGCCTCTTCACCCTGGGCAAGACCCTTGATTTCGAGCGGAATCGTCAAGGGTCCGCGCGGCCGTGTCTTGGCCGGCGGATCGAGCTTGACAGTGAGTCCATGCGCATCTTGATCGATGGCAAACCAAGCAAGCCCGATGGCCCGCCCCGGCATGCGATTGGCGGCTTTGTCGAGCGGACGGTAGGCCAGCACCACGGCATAGGCACCAGCGCCCCAATCGGCGGAAACAGGAAGCGCTTTTACCGTGTCGCCTTCCTTCACATCAAGCGTCGTCAGAGTGTTCAAACTCTCGCTGACGATCGCGATCGTCGCGCTGCCAGCAAAGCGCGACGCGATGCGGACACGCAGGTCTTCGCCAGGCTTATAATTGGCCTTGTCGAGACTGACGTCGAGAAGGTCCGGGGCTTGCGCGCTGGCATCGCCCGACCAGCCGCTCTCGAAGCCAAGACTCGTCGGCAAATCGGTGCTGTCGCTGCTTGCAAGATCAAGCCGGTATTGGCCAAGTCCGACGATGGTGGAAATTTTCGCGGGTCTATCGAGTCCAATATCGATCGTGCCTTGGGCGAAGCGCTTTGAGGATTTCACGCGCTCGAAATTCCAGCGCCCATCGGCACGGTACCATTGGTAATCATTGCTCACGCGGTAAAGCGACCAGGCAACGCCCTTGCGCGCCGCACGGACGCCGTTCGTGCCAACCGCGATGACGTCGAAATTCGCCGCCGCGCCATCGCTCAACGTCGTGAAGTTCTTCTTGACGCCAATAAGACCGCCCTTCGGTAAGATCGGCACCGTCAGCGACCGCTCGACGGCGCGCCCGCCCGGCTCGCCGGCCCGCAAAAGAATCTTGGCTTCCAAGGGACGCGACGCTGTGAGGCTTGGAATGGGCGCAAGTATCTTTGCCGCGCCATTGGCATTGGTCGTCGCGCTCTCCTCGATCTCATTGCTGATCTTATCGAAGGACTCATCTTGCAGCCCCGCCGCATAACCTTTAAGGGCGGGCAACGGCACCTGTTCGTCGGCGTCAATCTGCACCTCGCCGGTGATTTCGAGGTCCGCGCCGGGCGCACCGTAAAGATAGCGCGCTTGCGCGGCGACTTCGACCGGCTGGCCAAAACGCGCCGCCGCCGTCTGTGGCCCCAAGGTCAGTTCAAGGCGTTCGGGCACATAGTCCTCGACGAGAAAACTTGTCTGCCCGACGGATGCCGCCTTCGGATCGGCAAAGGCTTCGACGCGCCAAGTTCCCGTTGCAAGACCAGACAGCAACGGCAGCACAAGGCTGCGCCCGCCATCACCCTGATCTTCCGTTTGCACGCGTTTGTATTCAACGCCGTCGGGACGTTTGACAACGAGCGTCAGCGGCGCGGACGCCACTGCCTTTCCCTGCCCATCGCGAAGCAAGGCGGTGATGTAAACCGTCTCGCCCGAACGATAGACACCGCGCTCGGTGAAGACTAGTGCATCGAGGGCCCCAGGTGCCACGCGGCCTTTGACGCCCCGGTCGGTGAGGTCGAACGACGTTGCTTCGAGGTCGAGGAAGCCATAATCGCCCTTGCCATCCTCCGCGACAACGAGGCTTGGCGCGGTCCCTCCGCTGCCGCGTGCAAAACCGGGATCGAAATGGATGTGACCGGCATCATCGGTGCGCTTCGATGTCAAAACCTCATTGTCGCGGGCGATCAGGCGGACATCGACTCCGCCAATCGGCGCCGCGCTCGCCAGCGAACGCAAAAACACATGGACACCATCCTTGCCCTTGAATGCGGTGAGACCCAAGTCGGAAACGATAAACCATTGCGTCGCCCGCGTTCCGCCGCTTTCGTCGTCCTCATCATTCGCGGCCACCCCATCGCCGGGCCTTGCGGCCATCACATAAACACCAGGATCGAGCTTTCCGGCCGCCTCCATGACCGGGAAGGCGGTCGTTACCTCCGCGTTGAGTTCGGAGCTTACGTCGAGCGTGCCTGACCAGATTTTCTTTCCGTCCGTATCGATATATTGCTTGATCTTATAGGGCGCGAGTTGGGATAGAAAATCCTCGGAGCGCACCGTCGGCAAGAGATTGCGATCGCCGATCCGCAGAATGTCGACCGCGACCTTCCGCGTATTGACCGAGACGATTGGGATGCCTTCCTGGCCGACCCTTGGCAGAACATAATTTTTTCCGGTGAAATGCACGAGAGGCGAGCGGTCGCGGACATAGATGTCATAGTCCGCCGCTTTCAAAAGAGACTCGCTCATAATGGAAGGCAAGCCCTCGCGCAGCACGATTTTATAATGCTCGCCATGTTTCAGCCCCTCGACGCAGAGCTGCTGATCTTCGATGGAAAGCGCCGCATTGGCGAGGCCCGATACTGTTACGAAGGGCGCGTAATCCGTCTTGCCTTGCGCAAGCTGTTCTGAAAATTGGAAGCAGGCGCGCGGCGAAGCGGATTCATTGTCGATCTTATAATCGAGAATACGAAATCCATGCTTTTCGCGCATGTCCGCGTAGATGTTGCGTATTTGCGCGACCTCGGCGAGATCGAGACTGGCACGATAAGAATCGAGGGCAGGGCGCCACATGCCGCGCTTGGCAAAGACTTCGCCGAGCCAAGCGAGCGCCGAAGCTTGCTGTGCCTTGCCGACTGCCCGCTCATAGGCAATATAGGCAGCCGCCGTGCCGGTCTTCTGAAACTCTTCGTCATCCCCCGCTGCGATCGCGGCGCGCGAATAAGCGATCCAAGCGTTTGAATCCTTGGGATGCGCTGCGACGATCGCGGCTGGCAATTTGAGACGTGTTCCGAGCGGGCCGAGATCATCGCCGATATTTTTTTCAAGCCTTGTCGCGTCGCTGTCGATGTCTTCGCTCACGAAACTTGGCCGCGCCTGCGCTTGCCCAATCCAAAAGGCTAGTGTCAAGCCTAAGGTCATCAAAATCAATTTGCGCATCATCAAACCTTGCAAAGGAAGCAGAGCATGAAAATGTCATGCTATCACAGCCGTTTTTGAACGCCATCTTTCATGGAAGGCCCATCACAGTGTAGCCTTAGTACCACTCGTTAAATTTTCTAAGACACGAACGGTCATTCATGAATAAGGCGCTTCGCTTCCAGCCGCGTATTAATCCTTGGCTGGCCGGGTCACTCGCCGCTGTCGTATTCACCCTCCTTTGGTACGTCGACCCTGGACGGAGTGCTGCTTTCATTCGCGAGCGCGCGATCGACTCGCTTCAAATCCTATTTCCACGCCAGACCCTGGGAACCCCGGTTCTGGTTGTCGACATTGATGCGCGAACACTGGCGGCGCGCGGCAGCTGGCCCTTGCCCCGCAGTGATCTCGCCCGCGTGGCCTCGATCATCACCAAATCGCATGCCTCGGTCATTGCCTTCGACATTTTCTTCCCCGAGGCGGACAGACACTCCGTGCAGACCCTGGCCAATGAGATCGCGGCTCTTTCCGGCGACGACCGGATTGCCCGTTTGCTTGCCGACGCGCCGGACACCGATGCGGCTTTTGCAAAGTCTCTCACGGATGGGCCGACCGTCATCGGCGCATTGGCCGCCAAAGGCGGCAAACCGTTCTCCCTTAATTTGATCCGTGCGGAGGGCGTGCTTGACGAACAGACTGCCGGCATTGCCGAGGGAGTTGTCGCACCCTACCAGCCAATCGCCGATGCGGCACTTGGTCTTGGCATTTTATCGCTGTTTGGCGACGAGGACGGGAGAATCCGCCGCGTCCCTTTGATCGTCTCGGCAGCCGGAACGTTGGCACCGGGCCTTGCCTTGGAAGCAACCAGAATCGCCGCCGGCGAAAGCATTCTGAGCGTCGATGGCCAGCACGCCAACGTCAGGTTTGGAGCGCATGTCTTGCCCTTGCAGGAAGGAGGCACACTGCGGGTCCGCTGGTCCGATCCCGCGCAATGGGCGGCGCGAACGATATCGGCGATCGATATCCTGGATGGGACCGCGGCATTGGAGCGCTTCGCGGGAGCAGCCGTTGTGATCGGCACAAGCAGCCCCGAGGCTGGCGCCTTGCGGCCGACAGCGGTCAGCCCGCTCACCCCAACAGTGCAGATCCAAGCCGAAGCATTGCAACAGATTCTCGACGGCCAAGCCCTCCGCCGGCCTTCTGCCACGCACGTATTTGAGCTCGCCGCCATGCTCTTACTCGGTATCGCCGCCGCGTTCATTGCCAGAACACGCGGCCCTATATTTGTCGGCGCGGGCCTTGCCGCTCTCGTGTTGCTGTGGCTTGCCGTCGCGGTTGTGGCGTTTCTGAAGATGAACATCGCCGTCGATCCCGCAGGGCCGGCGCTCGCCATTCTGATCGCTGGAAATGCGGCGGGCGCGGCATCCTTTGCCCAAACCCGGCATCTCAAAGCGCTCATCAGCCGCCGCTTCGAACAATATCTGTCTCCCGATGTTGTTCGCGAAATCATCGCGCGGCCGGAACGTCTGAAACGGGAAGGTGAAATGCGCGAGATGACGGCGCTATTCACGGATGTCGAAAATTTCACGCCAATGACGGCCCGCATCGCGCCAGCGGAACTCATCGCTCTGCTTGATGTCTATTTCGACAATCTTTGCAGATTGGTCACCGAACACGGGGGCATGATCGACGGCATTGTCGGCGATGCGATCCACGCATTTTTCAATATGCCGCTGGAACAAGCCGGTCACGCGGATGCGGCCATAGACTGCGGCCTGGCGATTGCCCGCTTTTCCGAACGTTTCGGCATGGAGCCGAGATCGGCAAAGGCGGGCTTTGGCCGGACCCGGATTGGAATTGAAACAGGGTACGCCATTGTGGGTGACGTCGGCGGCGCCCAACGTTTGAACTATACCGCGCATGGGGACGCGGTGATCGTGGCGGCGCGGCTTGAGACGGCGAACAAACTGTTCGATTCTCTCATCTGTATCGGACCTGGCACAGCGGCCGCGGTAAACCACAAGCGGCTCAAGAGACTCGGAGAGATTCAGCTCAAGGGCATCGCGACGATGACCGAAGTGTTCACCGTGGAACCGGCGCTTCTCAGCGCACCGACCACATCGCGGCGTCCACGCGCGCCGGAGCCCATTTCTTGACGGGAGTGGGGGGATCTCCTGGCGCCGCGAAATCCGTGCCTTCCCCAGCTTTCAGGCGCACCGTTCCACGCCTCGTTTTGACATCAACGATCCCCGATTTGACGAAAACACCAAAGACACCTTTGCTTGGTCCGGCAAAAAATTCCGTGCCACGCGCGGCCAGCAAGGCATAGGGCGTCTTAACCTCGAATTTCGGCTCGGCGCCTTTCGTGCGCTCAATGACAACCGCTCCCTTGTCGAGTGTGACCTCTGCATCGCGGCCAGCGATGAAACGGTCAATTTTCAATTTCGCATTCGCCCCGAGTCGCAGACGCGTTGCTTGCCCGAGCCGTAGATCAAGGCGCGACTCATCGCCCGTGAGCGCGGTGTCATCAAGCAGGACCGGCACCCCCTTCGCGGCAACTTCATTGACCTCCTGTCGCGATAGGAAAGTGTTTCCACGGGAGGCGGACACTTCGCCGATCGTTTCCGCCGCCACGGCGGCTGGCAGTAAAACGACGGCAAGGAGGCAGAGGGTCGTTCGCAAATGCATCAATCGACACTCCTTTGTTGCCCGCGGCGGATATTTGGACATGCCTCGTTCGCCCCGCTCAGTTAGTTTAGCCGACAGCTGCACTGCCGCATCCTGCAGTTATACGACGGCCAGAATCTTTTCCGATGAACTCAGCGGACAGCTGTTCATTGTCCAAAAAGCCGCGCTATGCGTCAATATGATCCGATTCAGCTCTACTCATTGCTGTACTTTTCTCGACTTTGATGCCTGCTGGTTTTTATTATTCGTCGCTATCGCGTTGCGCTGCAGCATTAAGTAACCTATGAGAAAGCCAATCGCTTCGGGGCGCCGGAATTTGTTCCGCGAATTGCGATTCATAGAGATCGGACCAACGCTCTGGGCGTCGCGTCACGGTATCCTCATAGTAGACGCCCTAAGGACGAGC is a window of Methylocapsa sp. D3K7 DNA encoding:
- a CDS encoding alpha-2-macroglobulin, with product MMRKLILMTLGLTLAFWIGQAQARPSFVSEDIDSDATRLEKNIGDDLGPLGTRLKLPAAIVAAHPKDSNAWIAYSRAAIAAGDDEEFQKTGTAAAYIAYERAVGKAQQASALAWLGEVFAKRGMWRPALDSYRASLDLAEVAQIRNIYADMREKHGFRILDYKIDNESASPRACFQFSEQLAQGKTDYAPFVTVSGLANAALSIEDQQLCVEGLKHGEHYKIVLREGLPSIMSESLLKAADYDIYVRDRSPLVHFTGKNYVLPRVGQEGIPIVSVNTRKVAVDILRIGDRNLLPTVRSEDFLSQLAPYKIKQYIDTDGKKIWSGTLDVSSELNAEVTTAFPVMEAAGKLDPGVYVMAARPGDGVAANDEDDESGGTRATQWFIVSDLGLTAFKGKDGVHVFLRSLASAAPIGGVDVRLIARDNEVLTSKRTDDAGHIHFDPGFARGSGGTAPSLVVAEDGKGDYGFLDLEATSFDLTDRGVKGRVAPGALDALVFTERGVYRSGETVYITALLRDGQGKAVASAPLTLVVKRPDGVEYKRVQTEDQGDGGRSLVLPLLSGLATGTWRVEAFADPKAASVGQTSFLVEDYVPERLELTLGPQTAAARFGQPVEVAAQARYLYGAPGADLEITGEVQIDADEQVPLPALKGYAAGLQDESFDKISNEIEESATTNANGAAKILAPIPSLTASRPLEAKILLRAGEPGGRAVERSLTVPILPKGGLIGVKKNFTTLSDGAAANFDVIAVGTNGVRAARKGVAWSLYRVSNDYQWYRADGRWNFERVKSSKRFAQGTIDIGLDRPAKISTIVGLGQYRLDLASSDSTDLPTSLGFESGWSGDASAQAPDLLDVSLDKANYKPGEDLRVRIASRFAGSATIAIVSESLNTLTTLDVKEGDTVKALPVSADWGAGAYAVVLAYRPLDKAANRMPGRAIGLAWFAIDQDAHGLTVKLDPPAKTRPRGPLTIPLEIKGLAQGEEARVTVAAVDVGILNLTHYEAPDPRGYFFGQRQLSTEIRDLYGLLIDGMQGSRGAIRSGGDGSPALTGERPTQEPLARYSGIVKTGPDGKARIEFDLPAFNGTLKVMAVAWTKTKAGGASTDVIVRDPVVALVTAPRFLALGDRSQFSVAIDNVEGKPGDYALDLDVSGPLSAAPDALHRKFKLDAKARKALTVPVTATGVGRASVALKLSGPGLSAPQSLALDVSPGTSNLYRRSVRTLAPGETLAVSSDLIADFVPGTGGVSLAASSLAGIDVPALLQALDRYPYGCSEQLVSRAMPLLYVNRLAKSEALGIDPDVDQRVRDAIERVLARQDSNGAFGVWSSTDADDMWLHAFVTDFLTRARENKFDVPQKKFDAALERLRNLLANANDIGAGQGAPIAYAAYVLARNGREVMGDLRYLADAKLDSFESPLARAQLAAALALLGDRPRAEAVFSKASERLSTLGNPLYSDANYGSRLRDGAGLLALAVETQMPAGEIARASKIVEDARAKTGLTSTQENAFMVLAAEALSDKSQTIAFSVDGTPHQGALFKSWDAEALKGKAVTIANNGPGPVSIVVTVSGNPLTPEPAAERGYKIERAYYTLDGTPVEAAAIKQNDRFVVALTITEYEAAFARLLLVDRLPSGLEIDNPDLFEGGSTEALAFLKKTVEPVHTEYRDDRFVAAFARDGHDKASFSVAYIVRAVTPGHYVSPPATIEDMYRPDRFGRTAYGAVDIAAPK
- a CDS encoding adenylate/guanylate cyclase domain-containing protein, whose translation is MNKALRFQPRINPWLAGSLAAVVFTLLWYVDPGRSAAFIRERAIDSLQILFPRQTLGTPVLVVDIDARTLAARGSWPLPRSDLARVASIITKSHASVIAFDIFFPEADRHSVQTLANEIAALSGDDRIARLLADAPDTDAAFAKSLTDGPTVIGALAAKGGKPFSLNLIRAEGVLDEQTAGIAEGVVAPYQPIADAALGLGILSLFGDEDGRIRRVPLIVSAAGTLAPGLALEATRIAAGESILSVDGQHANVRFGAHVLPLQEGGTLRVRWSDPAQWAARTISAIDILDGTAALERFAGAAVVIGTSSPEAGALRPTAVSPLTPTVQIQAEALQQILDGQALRRPSATHVFELAAMLLLGIAAAFIARTRGPIFVGAGLAALVLLWLAVAVVAFLKMNIAVDPAGPALAILIAGNAAGAASFAQTRHLKALISRRFEQYLSPDVVREIIARPERLKREGEMREMTALFTDVENFTPMTARIAPAELIALLDVYFDNLCRLVTEHGGMIDGIVGDAIHAFFNMPLEQAGHADAAIDCGLAIARFSERFGMEPRSAKAGFGRTRIGIETGYAIVGDVGGAQRLNYTAHGDAVIVAARLETANKLFDSLICIGPGTAAAVNHKRLKRLGEIQLKGIATMTEVFTVEPALLSAPTTSRRPRAPEPIS
- a CDS encoding FecR family protein, coding for MHLRTTLCLLAVVLLPAAVAAETIGEVSASRGNTFLSRQEVNEVAAKGVPVLLDDTALTGDESRLDLRLGQATRLRLGANAKLKIDRFIAGRDAEVTLDKGAVVIERTKGAEPKFEVKTPYALLAARGTEFFAGPSKGVFGVFVKSGIVDVKTRRGTVRLKAGEGTDFAAPGDPPTPVKKWAPARVDAAMWSVR